The stretch of DNA CATTTTTAGAATATCGATTGCTTGTTCATCATCCCAATCATGAATAATATGTTTCATAACAATGAGGTCGACCGGTCCGGGAATATGATCCCAAAAACTGCCTGAAATCGCCTTGATATTGTTTAAACCTTCTGCCGATAACCTATTTCTGGTCACCTCAATTACATGGGGCAAATCGAAGACCGTAAACTGCGTTTGTGGCACTTTTTTGGCCAGGATACTCATTAATTGGCCATGTCCTCCGCCTACGTCTAGAATGGTATCAAATACAGTCCAATCATATGCTGCGGCAATAGCATAACCTTCGGCATCAGACAAACCAGTCATGGCTTCCTGAAACACCTGATGATCTTCTGGGTATTGTATTAATGCCTCGAAGGGATCCAAATCCGGATATAAACGATGGAAGGAAGGTTTTCCCGTTTGGATAGCGTGGTCCATATTTTTGATAATCTCCCAATGCAATTGCGTGCCGAGCCAGCGAGCATAATTTCGGATGGAACCAGGGATATCGCTTTGAAGGACATCGGACAAGGAGTTGTTTCCATAAAGCCCCTCGCCTAATTCGGAAAAAATACCAATACTTGACAGCATTCTCAAAAGACGATGGAGGGCATCTTCATTTGATTGGGTGGTTTTTGCCAACTCAGAGACAGATTTGGGGCCAATTTTTAATAAATCAGCGATTCCTAAATCGGCTACGAGCGAAATGGTTCGGGAGACCAGTTTGCCATTAACCATTTGCATCATAATCGCCTGTGAAGGCATGCTTTGCATGTTAGTCATTCTGTTGTTTTTTGATGGTGGAATAAATTTTGTACAAATGAAGGCGGTTGGAAAATTTGGTTTTTTGAGCCCTTCTTTTGTTGAAACAAAGATGCGGGAGTTGACTTTTTGGGGTTATAACTTATGTTGCAAATGCTTACATTTTTGTCGCTTTACAGCGGAAAAACCTTTTAAACAGTACGATTTAATGATGGAGAATGGAAGGAAGCGAGAAAAAGTAGTATTTTCAATTGTCGTTTTGACAAGCCTTAGGGGGAAGGAATAAATACCTTTAGGGGTTTGTCTAACTTGAATAATTAAACTGCCTTATGAAAGCCCAAATAGCGTTAAACCTAAAAAAATATCTGGTATGGGTGTTGGCCACTTTCCTATTGATATGGTTATTGGTTGCCCTTAGTTTTTATCAGCAAATTGATAGCTGGAAGGCTTATTTGGCGTTGCAAATGGAAACAGGGAAGATGCTGGCAAAACATCCGTTCACCTGGTTTTTGGCTCATATCCCCTATGGCTTGAGGTTCTTTTTTATATCCTTTCGAACGGTCTACCAAAAGCGGGGGAAATTGGTATTGGCAAAACGTTTTTCAGCCATCGTTTTGTTACCGGTTGTTTTTGGCTTTGTAGGTTTGCAGTACGCTGATTGGTATACCCAGGAAAAGGATTTTGAATATGCGTGGGACTATTCCGTTGAAAATGCAGCAGGTATTTCAAATGAATTATTCAAGAAGGATGGAAAGATAAGAGGCGTTCATTATTTTGGTAGTCGACGAAATGAGACCGATATCATGGGCCCCATCACTAAGAACAATATAGAGTGGGTCGTGTTGGTGCCCTATGGTTACCAACCGGATTACAACAGCCCGGACATTAGAATTTCTCGTTCCAGGCCAGGAGATCAAAACAGGCCAAGCCAGGAATCCCGTTATATCCGTCTGATCAAAGAGGCTAAAGCACAAAATATAGGGGTGATGATCAAACCTCATATTTGGCTAGGCTCTACCGACGGAGGCAAGTGGCGCTCAGATATTGATATGAAAACCGATGCAGAGTGGGAGACCTGGAAAGCCAATTACAAGGAATTTATCCTGTTTTATGCCAAAATCAGTGAGGCAGAAGGTTTGCCTTTTTTTTGCATTGGGGCAGAGTTGCACAACGTGGTAAAAGAACAACCTGCTTTTTGGAAGGATTTGATAAAAGATGTCCGCAAAGTGTATAGTGGTAAGCTGACCTTTGGCGCCAACTGGTACCTGGAATATGAAGATGTCACTTTTTGGGACGACTTGGATTACATCGGGATTCAAGCCTATTTTCCGCTTACCAAAAAAGAAAACCCAGGCGTTGACGAATTAGTAAAAGGCTGGAAACCTCACCTCAAAAAAATCGAAGCTCTTTCTAAAAAACATAATAAACCTATCCTTTTTACAGAAATTGGATATAAAAGTTCCTGCGATGCCGCCATTGAACCATGGGCCTGGGTCAATACCCTGTCAGGCTTGTACGAAAAGGTGTCCACAGAAACCCAGGCCAATTGTTATGAAGCATTCTTCAAGGTGTTTTGGGATAAAGATTGGTTTGCCGGTGCTCTTTTCTGGGAATGGAAGGGCTATGACGGTGCTTCCGACCACCACCAACAGCTCAATTTTACCCCTTATAATAAGCCCGCTTCCAATGTAATGGCCAAATGGTTTGGAAGGGTAGGAAAGGAGGTTACCCTGATGAAGGAATAGGCAAGGCAGCTGAAGTTAATATCATCCCATTTTTCTCCAAGACACTAAATGCTGGAAAAATACTAGCTTTGTATTAAGTAATGGTAATTGGATTTTCTTCAAAACAAAATAGAATGAAACGTTGGACTAACTTTTTTTGCTTACTTGTTTTTTTGTCGGCTTGTAAGCGGGATGCACCTTTCAAGGAAGAGGTAGACAGCACGGTGGAGGTTCCTTCCTCCCTTCCGATGCAGCCGCTCTCTCTCAACGATCTTTCTGCCTTTGCACAGCCAACTGCCACTTGGGAAATCAAAGCGGCGGCTTTTGGTGAGCTACAAAAGCCATTTGATTTGCAGGCCAAGGCCGGAGCGGGTGTTTTGGTAAATGCTAATGCAGCGAATACAGCTACTCAGCTATCGACAACTATGCAGCATGGTGACCTGGAAATGGAACTTGATTTCTTATTGCCACAAAATGGCCAGGCGCTTATCTTGCTTCAAGGTCGTTATGCTATCCAACTCCAGGACACCTGGCAAAAAAATGAAAACACTTGTGGTATGCTGCTAGGCAATGCGGAGGCATCCAACCAGCTTGCCCCAGTGAACGCCTGTCGTGCACCGGGGCTTTGGCAACACCTGCGTTTTTATTTTCAGGCACCTCGTTTTGATAGCAATGGCACCAAGACGAGCCCCGCCAAAATACTGTACCTGAGTTTAAATGACTATACGCTTTTTAGCGAAATTGAATTATTAACTGTCTCAACCGGTGCGACCGACGCAGCAGAGGTGGCGGAGGGCCCCTTGGTTTTTTCAACCTTGGCTGGCCCGATTGCTTTTCAAAACATCAAATATAAGGCGTATTCCCTCCAACGGCTGCAATTGGAAAATATTCAATATAAAATGTACCGAGGCAACTGGGATAAGTTACCGTCTTTGGACACCCTCCCTGTAGCCGAAAGCGGTACAAGAGAAAACCTTAGTGTCGAATTGGAAAGTCAGGCCGATAAGTACGCCTTGGCTTTTTCTGCTGACCTGAATGTCCCCATTGATGGTCAATACTTGTTTGAAACGCACATAGATGATGGAGGAGACCTGCTTATCGATGGTAAGCTTGTTGTTCATAATGATGGCGAACCCGGTTATGGCGTTGAGCGATCCTTGGTGAACCTCACGGCAGGTATCCATCCCATGACGATGACCTATTACCAGGATGTTTGGGGAAAAACACTACTCATCTATTATGAAGGACCAGGCATCTATCGCCAAACCCTTGGGGCGCCGGAAATGGTTAAGCGTGGGCGGGAGCGAAAGCCCTTAGTGGTAAACCCAACAGATGGACCCGAATTAATTCGTGGTTTTGTCAATTATAAAGGAGTAAAACGCAACTTCCCGATCTCCGTTGGCAGTCCATTAGGTATCCATTATTCCTACGACCTGGAGGAGGGAACCCTTTTGCAAGCCTGGCGTGGCGATTTTGCCGACGTGACAGAGATGTGGGTTGGAAGAGGCGAATCTCAATTGCTGGTACCCGGCAATGCCAGCACGCAAATGTCGGCGGGTGTGCCTATCGCACAACTCAGTGGACCTTCCGCTCCCTGGCCAGCCCAACTGCCTGACGACTTTGCGGTGGAAGGTTATGATTTGGATACAGAAGGATATCCTCTATTCCGCTATCGGCTTAAAGACGCCGTTTTCACCGATCAAATTTTACCAACACCGGAAGGATACCTGGAACGCAGTATCAAACTAGTAGAAGGAGAAATGCCTGGAGATAGTTATTTCCGCTTAGCAGAGGGGAAAATTGAAGCCTTGGAATCCGGCTGGTTTAGAGTGGATGGTTCCTATTATATTGATGTAGAAGGTAGCGAAACCACCGGTTTGGATAAGGGTCAATTGCTCGTTCCTTTGGCAGGTAAATCGGCCATTCGATACACCCTGATTTGGTAAAAGCTTCCTTTTGTTGATGTTAAAAATTAGAAAAATGTTATTCAGAATATTTAGTACTATTATCCTCATTGCATGCAGTTATAGCATCATCGTAGGCCAGTCGCCCCTTTTGCAAAAGGAGTCGACTTATTACGCGATTAAAAAAATGCCTGTTCCTGAAGGAATCATCTTAGAAGCTGGCGGACTTGCCTTCGATGATGCAGGCAAATTAGCTGTTTGTACTCGCCGGGGCGAAATTTGGACCATTGAAAACCCCGCAAGTGCCAATCCTACTTTTGTAAGGTTTGCGCATGGCTTGCATGAGCCACTAGGCCTTGCTTTTAAAGATGGCGAATATTATTGTACCCAACGAGCAGAATTAACGCGAATAGCGGATAAGAATGGCGATGGCAAAGCCGATAGTTTCCGGAAGATTTATGGCTGGCCACTTGCCGGTAATTACCATGAATATTCTTATGGGCCACTCATCAAGCCAGATGGCAATATGCTGATTACCCTCAACCTGGGGTGGGTTGGCCGCGGCGCTAGTTTGTCGAAATGGAGAGGCTGGATGTTGGAAGTGAGCCCGGAAGGGAAGATGACACCCCTTGCGGTGGGGATGCGTTCGCCTGCCGGCTTTGGTATGAATGCGGAGGGCGATGTTTTTTATACAGAAAACCAGGGCGACTGGGTGGGTTCGGGCCGCATGACCCATATTGAAAAAGGCGACTTCGTAGGGCATCCGGAAGGCTTAAAATGGAGTGGTGAACCGGAATCTCCGGTCAAGCTAACGATGGCCGATATTTCGGATACCCTGGGTTATTCTCTATATTCCTACAAAGCGGCCATTCCAGCCATAAAACCTCCCAGTGTTTGGTTCCCACATACGCTAATGGGCATCTCCACTTCGGATATTCTATTGATCGACCACGACAAGTTTGGCCCTTTCCAGGGACAAATGTTGGTCGGCGACCAGGGGCATAGCAAAATCATGCGGGTGTTACAAGAAAAAATAGATGGTGTCTACCAAGGCGCATGTATTCCCTTCCGTGAAGGTTTTTCTTCTGGTGTTTTGCGTTTGAAATGGGGCCCCGACAAATCCTTATACGTAGGGATGACCAATCGGGGCTGGGCTTCTACCGGAAAAGAACCTTATGGGATTGAACGACTTGTCTATACCGGTAAAATTCCTTTTGAGGTTCAAAATATCAATATTCAGCCCGATGGCTTCTTGTTGACCTTCACCGAACCTGTCAATAAGGCGAAAGCTGCCGATCCTAATTCCTATGCGATTTCTGACTTCACCTATTTGTACCGCCATAATTATGGCAGCCCAGTAGTAGATTTGGAAAAACGAGCTATTCAAAAGGTAGAAGTATCGGACGATGGCCGCAGTGTCAGGTTGTTTGTAGAAGGACTCCGCCTGGGCTATGTCTACGAAATAAAAACCAATGGCGTTCAAAACCGGCAAAACAAACCCTTGGTTCACCCTGTGGCTTATTATACCTTAAATCGCTTGCCCACTGGCAAAACAATGACGGGAGCAGACCATAGTCAACACAGCGCTGAAGGCCTTAATACGGCCATTGTTAGCCCGAAACGCCCTACCCAGATGCCTGCCAGTTGGACAAATGGCCCAGATCAATCCATTGAACTCAATTCCAAGGCCGGCATGCTGTTCGACAAAACTTTGATTACGGTCAAAGCAGGCAGTAAGGTCCGCTTGGCTTTTAACAACCCTGACGATATGATGCATAATTTTCTACTCGTTAAGCCAGGCAAAGCAGATGAAATTAGTGAACAGGCTGTTGCGCTTGGGTTGGAAGGAATGGAGAAAGGTTTTATTCCAGTGTCAGAAGACATCCTCTATCATACTACTTTGCTAACACCAAATAGCAATGATGTGATCTATTTTGTGGCACCCACCGTGCCAGGAGATTATCCATATGTGTGTACTTTCCCGGGGCATTCCCAGAGTATGCGTGGGGTGCTGCGTGTGGAGTAAACCAAGGCCGATGTCGGTGTTTTTCACCGACATCCCCCCATCCCAAGCCCCTAAAAAAAGCTCGTCGTAACCGATCCCTCTGCGCCAATAGTAGCCTTCACACCTATTTCGATAGAAAAAGCGTGTTGGCTTCTTTTGTTCTCCTGTCCTGCTTTGCCAGCCGTCAAATCCATCACATCATAAAAGGCTACCCCACTAGCAAAAGCATGGAAGCTCCCTCCTATTTTCTTGGAAATCGTTGCGCCAGCAATGGGTCCGATATGAAAGGCGCCACCCCCGACGTCTTCGGGGAGCAGGACTTTGCTGGTCTCGGCTAGTTGTTCTAAAGAAATGAGTTGTGCTGCCGTAAATTCATTTTCAGCGGCCACGCGTTCGATTTCTTTGTTAAGATGAGAAAAGAAGCCAGCTTCACTTTCCGAGCGACTAAAACTCCAGTCGAAACCTGCTCTTGCTCCCACAAATACTTCATAATCAAAAGCTTTTCCGATGCTGTTGCCGCCTGCCCCATAAGCTGTTTTGAGGATATTGGCCCTATAGTCTACATGTAGGTTCATCCCCTTTTTCCCTTGCTTAAAATAGCCAGAACTCACCGCCAGTTCAAAGAAATGGATCGGGATTTTTACATCTGAAGATTCACCAAATCCATAGCTGATAAAAGCTGTAAGGACCGTCTTATTATAGCCATTTTGTCCAAATTCCTGGCCAAGGTTAATGTCATTTAACGGCGCTTCTTGGCCTTGAAGCAGCGACTCCAAAGTGGCGCCCAATTTGATGAGGTTCCACATGGCCTGAAAATGAGGATTGGAGGATAATTTGGCGCGATCATCCAGTGCAATGATACTGGTGAATTTGAGCCCCAAATCCAGTCTGGCATCATCCAATGCAACAAAATAATTTTGTTTTTTCTTCTTATGGTCTTTATACTGAAAGGCTGGCTGTTGACCAAATAAGGGGTAGAATAGGAGAGTGGTGATGGTGAGTAGTAGTATTCTTCTCATAATATTAGGTTATATTTTTTTGGCATAAATCCTTTGTTTTTCAATTGGTATCGTAGTTCATTGAGTCATCATATGGTGTAGTATGCTATCCTTGATGCTTCCGCCTTTACAAGCCCGCCATTGCCCACCGCATTCCCAAAAAGCCATAGGCTGAAAACATGGGACTGGTGCCTTTGATGCTTAGGTGATTGTTAAGGCTAAGTTCTGTTCCTGCCACGAGTGAAAAACCGCTGCCAAAATTGAGGGGTAATTCTGCCCTGGCAAACCAGCCAAGGGAGGGAACAATCCTCGGATCCCTGAATTTCCCAAAAACTACATTTTGGATGGCTTCTGCGATCTTGTCGGTCACCCCTTCCACCGAATTGAGGATGCCGCCCTCCATGAGTTCATCCAGCCTTTCTCTGACAAATAGAATGTTACCCAGGTCAACAACGGGTGAAGGGTCGGCTGTAAACCGGACACCGGTCGTAAGCTCCAGGTCCAATGTCCTCGTTTTTCTATCCCCCCATTCCAATAAAACCTGATCGCCCATGAAAAGCTGTTTGAGGTGAGCATACACTTCCAGGTCATATCGTTTATTAAAAAAGGGTTTTATGCGATTGACATCAGCCAGGGCCATGACAGCTAAATGCTCCGATAAGGCCTCCGCTTGCCCAGAAATAGATAGGCGAACAGCTTTGATTTGGTTTTTTAGTTTCATGGATTCCTGCCGCTCGGTCAAACGAGGCGCAGAGATCGTGAAACTGCCGCCAATCCATTTGTATTTGGCAAAAAAGCGAACACTGGATACGCTTCTACTTAGGTTTTTCTTTACTTCCTGGTCTTTCAAGTCTATCCGAAGCCCTGGAAATAATTCTTTTAACCACCTTGGGGCATCAATGTCGAATCGAACAAATGCAGTGTCGATTTGATCAGCGGTGATTTCTAATTCCGAAAAACCGACCATTTTGGACAAATCCCCTTTGAAAGTGGTATAGGTACCGCCAATGACTGATTCCATACCAAATTCAAACCCCTGCCCTTGTAGTGCACAAACACTAAATAAAGCAAAGTAGCATAGCCAGATTTTTTTCATAAGCAGCGGTCTTAATTAGACTTTCTAAAACAATTCACAAAGGAAAACGCTACGTCGCTGGTTCCAAGCTCCTTCCAGCTTTGTATCTTTAAGCCGCTGGTTCCAAGCTCCAGCTTGGAACCTAAGCCTTACCTAAGCAACATCACATCCCCTTCATATTTTTTAATCACCCCATTCCCAAATCGCACCAGCCCGTAATAGGTGAACACGCCCGGATTTTGCAACTGCCCCTCTACGAAACCATCCCAACCCAAAGTGGGAATATTCAAATCAATTTCTTCCGCTTTGAAAACGAGGTTGCCTTGCCGATCAAAAATTAAAAGCGAAGCAATGCTTTCGCCTGAGGTACCATCACTGAAAAAAGTAAACCAATCATTGATGCCATCATCATTAGGGGAAAAAGAATTTGGCACATAAATATCCCCAAGTACGATGCTAAGCGGAAAACCATCGGAAACCCTACAGCCACGTTCATCTTCTACCACAATCCTGATATCCATATCTTGTTCAGCAATAAAGGAAGTCTGGAGATTACCGGTATTGATCGAGGCTGGAATCCATTGAATAGCGACGGCTTGGCCAATAATATTGGCAGTCAAATCAACAGGTGTGAGGGGGCGAATATTTAATGCTTCTACTCCTAAAGAAACAGCTAAAGTGTCGGGCGCAATAACATTCAGTTTTCGCTCTTGTATACATCCTAGGTCATCCTGGATGGTAACATAGTAGGTGCCCGGCGGGAGCTGTTCAAAAGTGCCATTTAAAACGTAAGTTTCACCCCTATCTATTGAAAAGATCATGGGACGATCCAGATCAGCCGGAATAATGGAAATACTTCCTGTCTCATTGGGGCAAAAAGGATGCTCGATCTGTATATCAAAGTCGGGGCCATCAGGCCGCGGGATGTTAATGGTGCTAACGGTGCTGCAACCTGTCGGATCAGTGATAGTCACCTGGAATGTTCCCCCTGTAGGCGTACCAATGGTGGAAGAGGTATCTCCTGTTTCCCATTGGTAATGCAAGTCTTCGGGTAAAAGGTATACCCGGGAACTATCACAGCTGTCTTCGATTAAGACCTCAAAGGAAGGCGGTTCACTGCCACTTACGACAAAGGATTGAGTAGCAATACAACCAAATTGATCCTCTCCCTCCACCGAATAAGTCCCAAAATAGGCGGGCTGTAAATCGGAGATAAACGGAGAAGGAAGCATTGCTCCCGTTGGATCAAACCATTCTACCTGGGTAAAAGCGGTATCATTAAAAAGCAAAAAGGAAACGGTCTCGCCCAAACAAGCATTGGTGGATTGGACGAGGGGGGTAGGAGGAACATGTACCATTACATTCAGTGTATCTGTATCCTCACAGCCTTCCGTATTAAAGGCATGTAAGACCCATTGCCCGCTGTGAATAGCCTGTGCTTCAGCGATAACAACCAAAGAATCAGTCATATTGCCAGTTGGGCTTTCCCAGAAATGGCCAAAGCCTCCTTGGCCGGCAAATTGAAAGACTTCTCCCTCGCAATTGCTCCTATCTGCTCCAGCTTGCGCAAAAGGAGGATTTTCTATTAAAATGGAATCAACAATAACACAGCAAGCTTCTTCTACCTGAAAATAATACCAGCCCAGATTGCCCGAAAGTGGTAAAACAGCATTGGCTTGGTCTGCATGCCAGCCACTTCGATTGGACCATTGAACAGCGGCATCTGCCGAATAACAAGCAGCAGGTAATAGG from Saprospiraceae bacterium encodes:
- a CDS encoding methyltransferase, whose translation is MTNMQSMPSQAIMMQMVNGKLVSRTISLVADLGIADLLKIGPKSVSELAKTTQSNEDALHRLLRMLSSIGIFSELGEGLYGNNSLSDVLQSDIPGSIRNYARWLGTQLHWEIIKNMDHAIQTGKPSFHRLYPDLDPFEALIQYPEDHQVFQEAMTGLSDAEGYAIAAAYDWTVFDTILDVGGGHGQLMSILAKKVPQTQFTVFDLPHVIEVTRNRLSAEGLNNIKAISGSFWDHIPGPVDLIVMKHIIHDWDDEQAIDILKMCKKALTPNGKIMVCEWLITENPDSISAKVLDIEMLTGPGGRERTAKQYDLLFQKAGLKLAQIVDTEGSIKLIEAKI
- a CDS encoding family 16 glycoside hydrolase, which codes for MKRWTNFFCLLVFLSACKRDAPFKEEVDSTVEVPSSLPMQPLSLNDLSAFAQPTATWEIKAAAFGELQKPFDLQAKAGAGVLVNANAANTATQLSTTMQHGDLEMELDFLLPQNGQALILLQGRYAIQLQDTWQKNENTCGMLLGNAEASNQLAPVNACRAPGLWQHLRFYFQAPRFDSNGTKTSPAKILYLSLNDYTLFSEIELLTVSTGATDAAEVAEGPLVFSTLAGPIAFQNIKYKAYSLQRLQLENIQYKMYRGNWDKLPSLDTLPVAESGTRENLSVELESQADKYALAFSADLNVPIDGQYLFETHIDDGGDLLIDGKLVVHNDGEPGYGVERSLVNLTAGIHPMTMTYYQDVWGKTLLIYYEGPGIYRQTLGAPEMVKRGRERKPLVVNPTDGPELIRGFVNYKGVKRNFPISVGSPLGIHYSYDLEEGTLLQAWRGDFADVTEMWVGRGESQLLVPGNASTQMSAGVPIAQLSGPSAPWPAQLPDDFAVEGYDLDTEGYPLFRYRLKDAVFTDQILPTPEGYLERSIKLVEGEMPGDSYFRLAEGKIEALESGWFRVDGSYYIDVEGSETTGLDKGQLLVPLAGKSAIRYTLIW
- a CDS encoding plastocyanin/azurin family copper-binding protein, which translates into the protein MLFRIFSTIILIACSYSIIVGQSPLLQKESTYYAIKKMPVPEGIILEAGGLAFDDAGKLAVCTRRGEIWTIENPASANPTFVRFAHGLHEPLGLAFKDGEYYCTQRAELTRIADKNGDGKADSFRKIYGWPLAGNYHEYSYGPLIKPDGNMLITLNLGWVGRGASLSKWRGWMLEVSPEGKMTPLAVGMRSPAGFGMNAEGDVFYTENQGDWVGSGRMTHIEKGDFVGHPEGLKWSGEPESPVKLTMADISDTLGYSLYSYKAAIPAIKPPSVWFPHTLMGISTSDILLIDHDKFGPFQGQMLVGDQGHSKIMRVLQEKIDGVYQGACIPFREGFSSGVLRLKWGPDKSLYVGMTNRGWASTGKEPYGIERLVYTGKIPFEVQNINIQPDGFLLTFTEPVNKAKAADPNSYAISDFTYLYRHNYGSPVVDLEKRAIQKVEVSDDGRSVRLFVEGLRLGYVYEIKTNGVQNRQNKPLVHPVAYYTLNRLPTGKTMTGADHSQHSAEGLNTAIVSPKRPTQMPASWTNGPDQSIELNSKAGMLFDKTLITVKAGSKVRLAFNNPDDMMHNFLLVKPGKADEISEQAVALGLEGMEKGFIPVSEDILYHTTLLTPNSNDVIYFVAPTVPGDYPYVCTFPGHSQSMRGVLRVE
- a CDS encoding gliding motility-associated C-terminal domain-containing protein, encoding MQDLAAQSIIILESCGTSYIDPQAANDNGEQTRDTLIYHTYFGEDKQLRAFYVDINAFGGQQVDRAAAFAIMPDSSFKSLGAIAFGSCSDCVGGFALVLNDSLMVSGVGEQSTLDLWLRSFNQPPFTLTGNLQTLSGVGRLSGEIPVCAIGLQIEFSVYSNPANTSTSFAAHIVCPETITPCNISLNYQIDCQADSLYLNALLPAACYSADAAVQWSNRSGWHADQANAVLPLSGNLGWYYFQVEEACCVIVDSILIENPPFAQAGADRSNCEGEVFQFAGQGGFGHFWESPTGNMTDSLVVIAEAQAIHSGQWVLHAFNTEGCEDTDTLNVMVHVPPTPLVQSTNACLGETVSFLLFNDTAFTQVEWFDPTGAMLPSPFISDLQPAYFGTYSVEGEDQFGCIATQSFVVSGSEPPSFEVLIEDSCDSSRVYLLPEDLHYQWETGDTSSTIGTPTGGTFQVTITDPTGCSTVSTINIPRPDGPDFDIQIEHPFCPNETGSISIIPADLDRPMIFSIDRGETYVLNGTFEQLPPGTYYVTIQDDLGCIQERKLNVIAPDTLAVSLGVEALNIRPLTPVDLTANIIGQAVAIQWIPASINTGNLQTSFIAEQDMDIRIVVEDERGCRVSDGFPLSIVLGDIYVPNSFSPNDDGINDWFTFFSDGTSGESIASLLIFDRQGNLVFKAEEIDLNIPTLGWDGFVEGQLQNPGVFTYYGLVRFGNGVIKKYEGDVMLLR